The Methanobacteriaceae archaeon DNA window CAATATTATCTACCTGGCGAATTTGATTATTGAATTTTTCCCGGGCTTTTTCTCGCATATTCAAACTAATATCTGACATTAAGTTGTTAACATTATCTATAATGTCCTCTTCAAGTGAAACACTAATTTTTTCCATGGTATCTCTTCTTAAGAAGACAGTTTTATTATCATTTAAATCTCTTGGCCCTAGTTCTATTCTTAATGGAACTCCTCTCATCTCCCAATCATAGAATTTTTTACCGGCCCTCATATCACGGTCATCCATGTGAACTCTGAATCCAGCATCTTTCAGTTTGCTCTGAATTTCCTCACAAGCAGCTATAACCTCTTCTCCACCTTTTTTAAATATGATCGGAACTATTACTACTTGATATGGTGAAATTTCAGGTGGAAGGCATAGTCCAGAATCATCTCCATGAACACCAATCACTGAAGCAATAACTCTATCAGAAAGACCATAACACGTTTGATAAGCATATTCGTGCTCCCCTTCAGGAGTTTCGAAAGTGATTTCAAAAGTTTTAGCAAAGGTTTGGCCTAAATTATGGACTGTACCAATCTGCAAAGTCTTTCCATCAGGTAGTAATGTATCAAAAGCCATGGTATAGTCCGCACCAGGGAATTTATCCCATACTGGCCTTTTAGTAATTAAGTAAGGAATTCCTAAAACATCAAAAAACTCTTTATAAATTTTAATAGCATCTTCAACCTGCTTTTGAGCATCTTCTTTACTGCTGTGAACCGTGTGTGCTTCCTTGAATGTTGTAATTTCTCTTACTCTTATGAGAGGTCGAGTGTGTTTAGTTTCGTACCGGAAAGTGTTTACTACTTGATAAAACTTCATAGGTAAATCTGTATGAGATCTAACCCATAAAGAAAACATAGGATACATAGCAGTTTCACTGGTTGGCCTTAGAGCCATTTTTTTGTTTAATTCAGTTAAACCACCATGATTTATCCAATAAACCTCTTCTTCGAATCCTTTTACATGAATAGCCTCTTTTGCAAGTTCATCTTCAGGAATAAGTAATGGGAAGAGCACTTCTTCATGTTCTTTATCTAAAATATCTTTAAGGATATTTAAAGTGTACTTTCTTATTTTAAAACCATTAGGAAGCCAAACATTCATTCCTTTGATTGGATAACGGGAGTCTAAAATTTCTGCTTCCTCTAATATATTGTGAAACCATTCACTGAAATTTGTCATATTTTTCACCGTGATTTACTGCGATAAAGTTAGTAATAAGTGTTATAATTGATTTATGGAGTTTAAATAATAAATATTTATTATAAAATTGATTAAATTAAATCGACCTAATATTATCAATAACAATAATCTACTCCCATATCATTTAAAGATTATTTAAAAAATTCATTAACTAATCAAATACTTAAAACTTTTAATTTCAATAATCTATTTCTAGAATTTTAATTCAGTTTAAGAAAAACTAATATTTTAATTAACTACATTTAATTTCTTATAACTAACTTAGTGCATTACTTTAATTCTTATTTTAATATTATTCAATCAATCTTATTAATATCTGATTATTATCCTTGTTAATTAATTATATTTATAAATTTAATTTCAAAATATGATAAGAATAATACAATAGTTACTTAGATAGATAATAACAACATAAAATTTATATTAAACTTTTTAAGCTTAAGAGTGGCTTAAAAATCCAAAATTATTTTATTAAAGGTGCTTAAAATATAATCATTATAACAGGTAAGATAACATGGATTCAAAGAAAATACAACTGCCCCGTGAGATACATACTGGAGCAGGAGTAATCAACAAAACGGGCATTATATGCCGTAATTTAAGGTTTGAAGACAATATATTAGTAGTCAGTGGCCCTAAAACACTGCGTATTGGTGGTGAAAAAGCTATTGAGAGTCTTGAAGCCGAAGGATTTAATGTTGAAAATGTAACAATCCATGAAGCTTCAGATGAAGCTGTTAAAAAAGTTCAGAAAAAAATAAACGATGTTTCTGCTGTTTTAGGAGTAGGTGGTGGAAAAGTAATAGATGTAGCAAAAATAGCGTCCACCAATTCCAATATTCATTTTATTAGTGTACCTACGGCAGCATCTCACGACGGAATTGCTTCACCAAGAGCTTCCATACGTAATAGTGGAGGAACTGTTTCTTTAGAAGCAAATTCTCCTTTAGGAGTCATTGCGGATACAGAAATTATTAGTAAAGCCCCTATAAGACTATTAGCTGCAGGATGCGGAGATATAATTTCAAACTATACAGCCATACTTGATTGGAAGCTTGCCAGCCGATTATTAAATGAAGATTACAGTGAATCTGCTTCTGCACTTTCATTAATGACTGCCAAAATGATAATCAAATACTCAGATTCCATTAAAGAAGGCTTAGAAGAGAGCGCACGTATGGTTGTAAAATCATTAATTAGTAGTAGCATTGCCATCAGTATTGCAGGCACAAGTAGGCCCGCGAGTGGCTCAGAACATAAATTCAGTCATGCTTTAGATATGATTGCTCCAAAACCAGCCCTGCACGGAGAACAATGTGGTGTAGGAACTATAATGATGATGCATCTTCATGGAGAAGATTGGCAGTTTATTAGGGATGCTCTAAAAAGAATGCATGCACCCACCACTGCAGAAGAGTTAGGTATAGATGCAGAATATATCATTGAAGCCCTTACTATGGCACATAGTATTCGGAAAGAAAGATACACAATTCTGGGAGATCGTGGTCTTACCAGAGAAGCAGCAGAAAAGCTGGCCATTAAAACGGAAGTGATTTAATTGATAACCCTCATTGGAAAAAAACTTGCAAAAAAAGGATTAATATTTATGCATTGTGGATCTGCTCCAGAATGCGATGAATGCCGTTTTAAAGGTACCTGTGTTGATTCTCTAGAAGAAGGAAGAATGTATATTATCAAAAATATCAAAGATTCAGAACAGAAATGTAATCTACACGAAGGCCATAAAGTAAAAGTTATAGAAGTTGAAAAGGCCAATATAGAAGCTCTAGTTGATTCAAAAAGAGCTTTTGAAGGATCTATGATCTCAATAAAACATCCTAATTGTGAAGAAGAATGTGAAATCCATGATATGTGTTTCCCAGAAGGATTATACGAAAATGACAAATGTAAAATTGTTAAAACTCTAGGAAAACCTTCCAAAAAATGTGCTAAGGGATATGACCTTAATCGTGTCATTTTGAAATATTAAATTTATTTATTTAATTTAAAGTTAATTAACTAGCTCATTAAAAACAAATTAGTATATTAAATATTATATTCATTCCACACATTATTGTAATTTATTTATTAATTCAAATATTTGCTCAAATTTTTTAATAAGGAGATTTAAAATGAATTTAAAAAAAAATACCGGTTATGAGGCAGCTAAAGAAGTTTTAGATGGGCAGATCGTTGGTTTAGGAACTGGATCAACCACTCATTATTTTATAGAAAAACTAGGAATGAGAATAAAAGAAGAAGATTTGGACATTATGGGAATACCCACATCTTATCAGTCTTTCTTCCTGGCCAAAGACTGCAATATACCAGTAACCACTCTAGAAGAACACGATATAGATCTTGCTGTAGATGGTGCTGATGAAGTAGATCCTGCACTTAATCTAATTAAAGGAGGAGGTGCGGCTCACACACTGGAAAAAATTATCGATTACTCTGCAGATCGGTTTATTGTTATTGTAGATGATTCTAAAATGGTAGAAACCCTTGGAAAATTCCCAGTACCATTAGAAGTTATTCCTACTGCATCTAGAGTCGTTTCTCAAATTCTAGAAGATATGGGAGTGGTTACTTCAATAAGAATGGCTGAGCGAAAAGATGGTCCAGTTATAACTGACAATGGAAATTTTGTCATAGATGCTGAATTCGGGATTTTAAATGATCCAGAAGAACTTGAAATTGAATTGAATTCCATTCCAGGCGTTGTTGAAAACGGAATTTTCTCGGGAGTTGTTGATCAAGTTTTTGTGGGAACACCAGACGGTATAAAAAAGATTTAGTTTTTAATATTACAACTATTATGAACTAAAATTTGAAATAAAATTATTTTAAAAATAGAATGTAGTAACTAAAAATCTAATTTATTTTTATTAAATTAATAAAATTAAAAAAAATTTTCTAAAATCAATTATAATTTTTAGAACATATTTAGGACCAAATTTAATTTAGTATAATATTTCTTTTAAAAAACACTTAATTTTTAATTTAAATGGTTATAGTAACTATGTGTGCAAATGGCAATATAACCGAAGTTTTATTCTTTCCTCCACGTAATCTTAGCTCTATAAGTACATAATCAGTTTCTACAGTTTTAACTTCACCATAATATGTTTTACCCGTGATAAGGGTTATACTTAAATAATCACCTAAAGCTGATTTAAGTGTATCTCTAAGATCTGAACCGCATTCCATACTAATTCCCTCATTTTAAATATAATATATTCATTTGAAATGCTCTGAAATTATTTATTAATAGATTATAAATTCTAAATTTTGAAATTTATACGATTTTTAACATGAGTTGTATCATGATTTTTTTTAGTTCACAAATAATTTTTATTAAAACTTATACTTATAAATTAAGAATTCTTATTTAAATTTATTTAATATTTCAATAATTAATAACTACGAAATAAATGCTGATAAAAAATAGAATCCAGTCAAAATAGTAATTAATTCACTATTAAATAATCTAAATAAAAATTAACCCAAATTTGAATCACAATTTAAACAAGTATTTTCGTGCAATTGATACCGCCGCAAAGGCCATTCCTAACACTAATACTATGGTTGCTCCTGAAGAAATATCATAAATATATGATAACATCAGGCCAGACATGGTGAGAATCATACCTAAGAAAATAGATAATAACATCAATTTTGGAAGATTGTAAGTAAATTGTCGAGCAATAGCAGATGGGATCGTTAAAAGAGCTATTATTAAAATCACACCCACCACTTTAATCAAAACAACAACACTCAAAGCCACCATAGCCAGCAAAAGTATGTAAAAAAGATTAGCACGAATTCCTAATGCTTCTGCGAACTCTTCATCAAATGATATGGCTGCAAATTCTCTTCTAAATAAAATTACGGTTAATAAAATAATTATATCTAAAACCAACATTATAATTAAGTCAGAACTAGGAACTGTTAAAATACTTCCAAAAAGGTAACTAAACAAATCTGGAGCATATCCTGGAGTTATATTAATAAATATTATACCAATGGCCATTCCCACAGACCATAATATTCCTATAGCAGTATCTTCACTAATATCAACTTTTTTGCTTATCTCACCCATAAAAACAGCGGATAAAATACTAAATGGTATGGCAGTTATTACGGGGTTAATTCCCAGGAAATATC harbors:
- the proS gene encoding proline--tRNA ligase, which encodes MTNFSEWFHNILEEAEILDSRYPIKGMNVWLPNGFKIRKYTLNILKDILDKEHEEVLFPLLIPEDELAKEAIHVKGFEEEVYWINHGGLTELNKKMALRPTSETAMYPMFSLWVRSHTDLPMKFYQVVNTFRYETKHTRPLIRVREITTFKEAHTVHSSKEDAQKQVEDAIKIYKEFFDVLGIPYLITKRPVWDKFPGADYTMAFDTLLPDGKTLQIGTVHNLGQTFAKTFEITFETPEGEHEYAYQTCYGLSDRVIASVIGVHGDDSGLCLPPEISPYQVVIVPIIFKKGGEEVIAACEEIQSKLKDAGFRVHMDDRDMRAGKKFYDWEMRGVPLRIELGPRDLNDNKTVFLRRDTMEKISVSLEEDIIDNVNNLMSDISLNMREKAREKFNNQIRQVDNIEDVKESIETEKGIISFSWCGEESCGKEIEEIANVDILGVQEEETSGNCFNCSRDAKFKAFLAKTY
- the rpiA gene encoding ribose-5-phosphate isomerase RpiA, whose translation is MNLKKNTGYEAAKEVLDGQIVGLGTGSTTHYFIEKLGMRIKEEDLDIMGIPTSYQSFFLAKDCNIPVTTLEEHDIDLAVDGADEVDPALNLIKGGGAAHTLEKIIDYSADRFIVIVDDSKMVETLGKFPVPLEVIPTASRVVSQILEDMGVVTSIRMAERKDGPVITDNGNFVIDAEFGILNDPEELEIELNSIPGVVENGIFSGVVDQVFVGTPDGIKKI
- a CDS encoding UPF0179 family protein; amino-acid sequence: MITLIGKKLAKKGLIFMHCGSAPECDECRFKGTCVDSLEEGRMYIIKNIKDSEQKCNLHEGHKVKVIEVEKANIEALVDSKRAFEGSMISIKHPNCEEECEIHDMCFPEGLYENDKCKIVKTLGKPSKKCAKGYDLNRVILKY
- a CDS encoding NAD(P)-dependent glycerol-1-phosphate dehydrogenase encodes the protein MDSKKIQLPREIHTGAGVINKTGIICRNLRFEDNILVVSGPKTLRIGGEKAIESLEAEGFNVENVTIHEASDEAVKKVQKKINDVSAVLGVGGGKVIDVAKIASTNSNIHFISVPTAASHDGIASPRASIRNSGGTVSLEANSPLGVIADTEIISKAPIRLLAAGCGDIISNYTAILDWKLASRLLNEDYSESASALSLMTAKMIIKYSDSIKEGLEESARMVVKSLISSSIAISIAGTSRPASGSEHKFSHALDMIAPKPALHGEQCGVGTIMMMHLHGEDWQFIRDALKRMHAPTTAEELGIDAEYIIEALTMAHSIRKERYTILGDRGLTREAAEKLAIKTEVI
- a CDS encoding metal ABC transporter permease, with protein sequence MLDFLQYQFMQNALISAILVSVACGLVGTYVVLKKIVSISGGISHAAFGGIGLGYFLGINPVITAIPFSILSAVFMGEISKKVDISEDTAIGILWSVGMAIGIIFINITPGYAPDLFSYLFGSILTVPSSDLIIMLVLDIIILLTVILFRREFAAISFDEEFAEALGIRANLFYILLLAMVALSVVVLIKVVGVILIIALLTIPSAIARQFTYNLPKLMLLSIFLGMILTMSGLMLSYIYDISSGATIVLVLGMAFAAVSIARKYLFKL